One window of the Pseudofrankia sp. DC12 genome contains the following:
- a CDS encoding alpha/beta hydrolase, producing MLLLHGFPSSSSMYRNLIPLLAPHFHVLAPDYPGSGNSEFPTEDKFVPTFANLADVMEQWVETLGLDRFIVYMQDFGGPVGFRLAVKHPDWVAGLVVQNANTFLEGFPPQQVAADGDGGEAGQGSTADKTVNVEFAKFLYQTGVRNPELVSPDAWNLDAYALTHPDSVRIQRALIADYPTNIARYPDWQAFLRERQPRTLIVWGRNDQFFVPAGAEAIHQAVTESELRFFDTSHFALEEDLVPIAQAIVDFHGTPPD from the coding sequence ATGCTGCTGCTCCACGGATTTCCCTCCTCGTCGTCGATGTACCGCAACCTGATCCCGCTGCTGGCGCCACACTTCCACGTGCTCGCTCCCGACTATCCGGGAAGCGGCAACAGCGAGTTCCCCACCGAGGACAAGTTCGTCCCCACGTTCGCCAACCTGGCCGACGTCATGGAGCAGTGGGTCGAAACACTCGGCCTGGACCGGTTCATCGTCTACATGCAGGACTTCGGCGGCCCGGTCGGCTTCCGCCTCGCGGTGAAGCATCCGGACTGGGTCGCCGGGCTGGTGGTCCAGAACGCCAACACCTTCCTCGAAGGGTTCCCACCCCAGCAGGTCGCCGCTGACGGCGACGGGGGCGAGGCTGGTCAGGGATCCACCGCCGACAAGACCGTCAACGTCGAGTTCGCGAAGTTCCTCTACCAGACAGGGGTCCGCAACCCGGAGCTGGTGAGCCCCGACGCCTGGAACCTCGACGCCTACGCGCTCACGCACCCTGACTCCGTGCGGATCCAGCGGGCGCTGATCGCGGACTATCCCACCAACATCGCGCGATACCCGGACTGGCAGGCCTTCCTGCGGGAGCGCCAGCCCAGGACCCTGATCGTCTGGGGCAGGAACGACCAGTTCTTCGTCCCGGCCGGGGCCGAAGCGATCCACCAGGCGGTCACCGAGTCGGAGTTGCGCTTCTTCGACACCAGTCACTTCGCCCTCGAAGAGGATCTCGTCCCGATCGCCCAGGCCATCGTCGACTTCCACGGCACGCCCCCGGACTGA